GTACCAAGAGGGTCATTCTGATAATATATGCTTCCTTTTGCTCCCAGCTTTTCAGCAATCTGAATAAGGGATCTTTCGATCTCAGGGCCAAAATCTCCGATGATAAAGGCTACCTCTTCAATATTTTCTCCTGCAACTTTAGCAATATCTTCCACCAATCTCTGTACGATAGGTTTTCCTGCAATAGGAATAAGCGGTTTTGGAACTGTCAGTGTATGGGGACGTAATCTGGAACCACGTCCAGCCATAGGAACAATAATTTTCATAAATTATATAAAAAATTTTTTATAGTTATTTTAATAATTTGGTTAAAGATAATAATTAAAACCTTTGTTGGGATATGATTTATATCTTTTTAATATTTGAATAGGTTTGTTTACTATCAAAATAAAGACCAAAGTTTAATTCTTTCTGATTCTTGATAAAATCAAGTCTTTTTCGGAATAAATCAAAATTCCGGTGAAGATTAAAAATAGTACATTACTTGTTAAAATATTATAGTTGAGATATTTTACAATAATGAAACTAAAGATTCCAAGTAATATAAGGAAGAAGGACATTTTCTTCATTCTGTAAGGAATAGGATAATATTTCTGGCCGAGAAGATAAGATACAATCATCATAATAACATAGGCGCCGAATGTAGCCCATGCAGAACCGATCATGCTGTGATAATAGTTTAAGGCTAAAAGGTTGAGGGAAATGTTTATTCCTGCTCCAAGCCATGAAATAACAGTTCCCACACTGGTTCTGTCCGTTACTTTATACCAGGTGGAAAAGTTATAATATATTCCGAAGCATAGATTGGCAATAACAATAATCGGAATGATATCTATGGCGATCCAATAAGATTTGTTGGGAATGAAAACTTCTTTCAGCCAGGATATATTGGCGATGATTCCTAAAGCTACGGCACAGGCAAAAAAGGAAAAGTATTCTGCTACTTTGGCATAAGTCTTTTTAGCATCACCTTTATCCATTTGTTTAAAAAAGAAAGGCTCAATACCCATTCGGTATGCAGTAACAAATAAGGTCATTAGTACAGCAAGTTTATAGCAGCCACCATACGCACCAGCTTCTTCGTCTGAAATATGATTTCTCTGGATAGATTTATCAAAGTTTTCATTGACCATAAAAGCTAGACCTGCCAGCATGAGCGGAAAGGAATACTTAATCATACGCCCGAACAAAGAGGTCACAAACTGAAATCTTACTTTTAATATAATAGGAAGCAGTAATAAAACCCCTAGAGCACTTCCCGCCAAATTACTGAAGAACGGATAGTCTACATTTTGGTCCAATCCAAAACTTTTGGATATACTTTCCGGAATCCAGAAGAATAATGCCGCTGTAAAAACGGCCTGAAATATAGCCTGAACAACTCTTACTGCAGAATATTTGATGGGCTTATTATGAAAACGAAGCCAAGCAAATGGGATCACTAATAAATTGTCAAAAAAACCAATTAAAGCAAACCATCTGATATATTCCGGGTTATCATGATAGCCTAAATAATCTGCAATAGGCTGATTGAATAAATAACAGAATGCAAGGAAAATAGTTGAGGTTGAAAATAAAAACCAGAACGAAGTATTGAAGGTCTTTTTCTCATTATCCTCTTCAGCAGAAAACCGGAAATACGCCGTTTCAAAACCGAAAGAAAGTATAATATTAACAAACGAAATCCATGCGTAAAGCTGGGTGAAAATCGCAAAACCTTCATTGGGAATTTTATAGATCAAAAGTGGATTCAGGATGAATAAAATAATTCTGGGTGCTATAGCCCCCGCTCCATAGATGATTGTCTGCCCTAATAGTTTCTTATACAAAGTCGAAATTTTTTACAAATGTAAAACTTTAAGCATTCGTTTGGTGATTTTGAGGTGAATTAAAACATAAAATCTTAATTTTACGGGGAAATAAATTGAAATGAAAGTTCTTATAAAAAATGTAAATATCGTCAACGAAGGAAAAGTCTTTGAAAGCGATATCCTAATAGAAAATGACTTAATCTCCATTATAGCTGCGGGTATTTCTGAAGATGCAGATCAGATCATTGACGGTTCAGGAAAGTATCTTCTTCCGGGAGTGATTGACGATCAGGTGCATTTTCGTGATCCGGGACTTACCCATAAAGGAGATATCGAAAGTGAATCAAGGGCTGCTATTGCAGGTGGAGTAACCAGCTTTATTGATCAGCCCAATACAGTCCCGAATGCTGTTACCCAGGAGCTGTTAGCAGATAAATATGAGCTTGCTTCCCAAAAAGCTTATGCCAACTATGGTTTTATGATGGGAGGAACGAATGATAATCTGGAGGAGGTTTTGAAAACAAATCCTAGAAATGTTCCCGGGATCAAATTATTCTTAGGTTCATCCACAGGAAATATGCTGGTGGATAATCCGGAAACACTGGAAAATATTTTCAGCAATACCAAAATGCTGATTGCGGTTCACTGTGAAGATGAAGCTACGATCAGAGCCAATACTCAAAAATACATGGATGAATATGGGGATGATATTCCTGTAAAGTTCCATCACTTGATTAGAAGCGAAGAAGCGTGTTATAAATCTTCATCTAAAGCTATTGAGCTTGCGAAAAAAACAGGAGCCAGACTTCACGTTTTCCACCTCTCGACTGCAAAGGAAATGGAACTTTTCAGAAATGATATTCCTTTAAAAGATAAAAAGATCACTGCTGAGGTGTGTGTGCACCACCTGACTTTTACCAATGAGGATTATGAAACAAAAGGCGGACTCATAAAATGGAATCCGGCTGTAAAAACTCAAAAAGATAAGGATGCCCTTTGGGAAGCGTTGTTAGATGACAGAATTGATGTTATTGCTACAGACCATGCTCCACATACTGCAGAAGAAAAAAATAATGTGTATACAAAATGTCCTTCAGGGGCACCTTTGGTACAACATTCATTAGTTGTGATGCTTGAAAACTATAAAAACGGTAAAATCTCTCTTGAGAAAATCGTTGAAAAGATGTCTCACAATCCTGCCATCCTTTTCAAAGTTGAAAAAAGAGGTTTTGTGAGAGAAGGATATAAAGCAGATTTGGTTTTAGTTGATTTAAATGAAAACTGGACGGTTTCCAAAGATAATTTACTGTACAAATGCGGCTGGAGTCCCTTAGAAGGAATGAATTTCCATTCCAAAGTTACCCATACATTTGTCAATGGGCATCTGGTGTATGATAATGGTAAAATTGCTGAGGAGAAATTTGGAGAGAGATTGCTTTTTGAGCCTAGAGATTAATAGGAAAATATTTAAAAATTATAAATTTAATAGGAGCGGGTTTTAGCCCGCTCTTTTATTTTTTGATCTTCCATAGGCTTTAGCCAAAACTTATTTTACTTTTCGCGGATCACGCAGATTTTAAACCCCAATCATCTGCTCAATCCGCGAGAATATTTTATTTCAATAGGGCTTATCTTTTACTTCATCTTTTTATTTCTTCGGTTTACTTCCCATATAAAATGTGAGTTTCCCTCCATTCATAATCTCAGAATGTTTCAATGTGAAATTCCTGATTTCCTTTCCATTCAAAAGAACTTTCTGAACATATACATTTTTCGGACTTTGGTTGCTGGCTTCAATTTCAAAAGTTTTTCCATTTTCCAGATTCAGTACAGCATGATCAATAGCCGGGCTTCCGATAGAATAATCTTCTGAACCGGGAGCTACGGGATAAAAACCTAATGAACTTAAAATATACCATGCACTCATTTGCCCCGCATCATCATTTCCTCCCAATCCGTCCGGTGTTGCTTTATACTGCATTTCCAAAATACGGCGGATCTGTGCCTGTGCTTTCCATGGCTGTCCTGCCCAGTTATAAAAATAAGCAACGTGGTGGGCTGGTTCATTTCCGTGAACATATCCACCAATAATTCCTTCACGTGTAATATCTTCAGTGTCTGCAAAGAATTCATCAGGTAAATGCATGGTGAACAATTCGTCAAGTTTTGTCGCAAATTTTTTCTTTCCACCCATTAGGCTGATCAGTTCATCCGGATTTTGTGGAACAAAGAAACTGTAGTTCCGTGAATTTCCTTCAATAAAGCCTTGCCCATGAGTACTTAATACATCGAAATCTTTCTTAAAACTTCCATCTGCCATACGCGGGCGCATAAAACCAATGGTAGGATCAAAATTATTTTTCCAGTTTTCAGACCTCTTGATAAACTGATTGTAGATTTCTGTTTTATTCAAATGTTTTGCCAGCTGAGCAATAGCCCAATCATCATAGGCATATTCCAGGGTATTGGAAACTGAGGTTCCGCTTTTCTCAGCCGGAATGTAGCCAAGATCAATATACTGTCCGATGCCTTCGTAATTTCTTTTGTTAGCCGTTTCTATACATGCTTTTAATGCTTCTTCGGGATCACCTTCATAATTTCCTTTAATAATAGCATCGGCTACTACACTTACGCTGTGATAACCACTCATACACCAATTGTCATTGGCATAATGTGACCAGATAGGGAGCATTTTCATCGAAAACTGATTATAATGGGCCATCATAGATTTTACCATGTCACCATTCCGTTTAGGCTGGATGATATTAAAAAATGGGTGAAGAGTACGGTAAGTATCCCATAGAGAGAATGTAGTATAATTGGTAAAACCTTCTGCTTTATGAACATTTTGATCCAGCCCTTTATATTCTCCATTGACATCCATATAAGTGGTAGGATTGATAAAAGTATGGTACATTGCTGTATAAAAATTTGTCTTTTCGGTATCGAAACCTTTGATGATTATTTTATTTAATTCCTTATTCCAGCTGTTCTGGGCTTGAATTTTAGCCTGATCAAAAGTGATATTTCCGGCCTCCTTTTCAAGGTTTTCCAAAGCGTTGGTCTGGCTTACAGGAGAAATGGCAAGTTTTACTTCAATCGCTTCGTTTTCATTGGTGTCAAAATCAAAAAACATTTTCATATTCTTTCCTGCAATCTCAGGGAAATTCTGATTTTGGTCAAATTTTCTCCAAAATCCTTTATAGACTTGCTTTTCATCATAATTTTTCTGGCCATAGGATTTAAATGGTTTTGAAAACTTCACTGCAAAATAAACAGTTCTGGTTCTTGCCCAGCCATTCGTCTGGCGATATCCGGTGATGGTATTTCCGTTTTCTACACGAATGTATGTCCAGACATTTTTTCCGTCATAATTATAAATACCGGCCATCAGATCAAGAATAATATGAGCCTGGTCAGACTTCGGGAAAGTATAGCGGTGAACTCCCACTCTTGGTGTTGCTGTCAGCTCTGCCAGAATATTATGGTCATCCAGTTTTACTTTATAATATCCGGCTTCTGCAGTTTCATTTTGATGAGAAAAGCTGCTTCTGTACCCATTTTCAGGATTGGATGCTGTTCCGGGATTCAGTTGAAGTTTCCCAACAGTAGGCATGATCAGAAAATCTCCGAGATCGGAATGTCCCGTTCCACTGAAGTGGGTAGAACTGAACCCTACAATGGTTTTATCTTCATAGCGGTAACCGGCGCAGTATTTATAAACCTCTCCATTGTATTTTCCGTTAAGCTCATAAGAAATGGTATCTGTCTCAGGACTTAGCTGTACTGCACCAAAGGGAACTGTAGCTCCGGGATAAGTATGGCCCATCTTTTCAGTGCCGATCAGCGGATTGACATATTGTATTAATTTTTCAAATTTTTGAGCATTAAGGTTTGCACTTAAAAATAATAGAAAAAGAAAAACAATGGGTCTGTGATTTTTCATTAATGACAATTTTTCAAAGGTTAAAATTAATTAAAATCATCATTTGCTGTTGTGTTTTAGATAAGTTTGAATACTATTTATTCTTTTTCAGAAAAACGAAAACCTATTCCGTGAAGGTTTTCTATTAAAACATTCCGCTCTTCGGCAAGTACCTTTCGCAATCGGGAAATAAATACATCGAGGCTTCGTCCCATAAAATAATCATCATCACCCCAGATTGCCTTCAGAATGTCCTGTCTTTTAACAACCAGATTCTTGTGACAGATAAAATACAAAAGCAGGTCAGATTCTCTTTGGGTAAGAGTAATGCTGTTTTCTATGCCTTGCAGCGTATAGTTTTTGGGATCAAAATCATACTTCCCGACTTTGTATTTTAGAGGAGAAGTATCTGTTTTCTTGGTGCGTTTCAGGAAGACTTCAATTTTCAGCATCAGTTCCTCAATACTGAATGGTTTTACCAGATAATCATCAGCGCCTATTTTGAGCCCTTTGATTCTGTCTTCTTTCAGAGCTTTTGCAGAAATGAAAATAATTGGAATTTCAGAATTTTTATTACGGATCTGCTGGGCTACCTCAAATCCGTTCATGCCGGGCATCATAATATCGAGCAGGCAAATATCAAAATTTTGACTGTTAAATGCTTCCAATGCAGATTCACCATCCGAATAACAGCTGATATCATAATAACTTTCCAGACTGTCTTCCACCAGAAAAGCTATTGTTTTGTCATCTTCGGCATATAAAATTTTAGATTTCTCCATACTTACACATAATTATTTGAAAACGGAAAAAATAGGGTAGTAGTAATTCCTTTATCTTCATTATTTTCCACAGAAATTTTCCAGTGATGCTGCTGGACTACTTTTTTTACATAAAATAATCCTAATCCAAAACCATTCACTTCTTCACTTCTTTTGGTTTGTACCCGGTAAAATTTTTCAAAAATATGAGGAATATTTTTAGCAGGAATACCCATACCGTTGTCTTTGAACTTTAAATATAAGCCTTTTGAATCTTTATAGGCTGAAATTTTAATCACAGGTTTTGTTTCACAATACTTGATGGAATTATCCAAAAGATTATAAATGATGTTGGTAAAGTGAAATTCATCAGCTATTACTGAAGTACTGTTTCCAATGTCAATTTCGATGTTGAGGTCTTTATTTTTGTGCTGTATACTGTCTGCAATCTCCTGAATAAAGGGGAGGAGTAGTATTTTTTGAGGTTTTAATGAAAGCCCTGCCGCATCGTTCTTGGCAATATTCAATATTTTCTCAATATGATTGTTGAGCTTGTGACTTTGGTTGATGATAATGGAGGTATAGGTCTGCAGTTTGGAGTTTCCCATCACCATTTCCTGCTTATTGAGCGCTTCCGAAGCTAAAAGTATCGAAGATAGAGGAGTCTTAAACTCGTGAGTCATATTGTTGATAAAATCACGCTGCAGTTCCGAAAACTTCTTCTGCTGAATAATGGTATAAATAGAATATACATACACCAGAAGAATGATGATAAGGGCAAATGTAAGAAGATACCAGAATCTTAATGAGCTGATAAGATAAGTTGTTTTATCAGGAAAACGTATAGAAAAGTAATAGATCAGATTTTTGTGCTTTGGAAAATTGATCACCTTATTACTGGGGCTTTCCTGGTGTGAAGTCATATACTTTCCGTACACCATTTTATCACTGTGACAGTTGTATAACGCATATACATAATCTGTGTTGATTTGAAAACGGGTAAATTCTGTCTTCAGATAATATTCCAGAACTACGGGATGAAACTCATTATTAATATTAACTACATAATAGTCATTGGCAATATTCTGTACAGGGTTTTCAGTGTAGGAAGTTTTACCTCCGGACAATTTCTCCGCAACCTCCATTAAGGCAATATTTACTTTTTGATTGAACTTTTTATCTTCAAGATTATATGCCTGGCGGGTCCACATCAGCTGAGCTATTAAAATTCCGATAATAGCTACAAATCCCAGCGTTATTATAATATTGAGTTTTTTTATTTTCATTTCCTGAAACAATATTATCCAAAAATATCTATTTATCTTTTATTATTAACAACTCGTTAACAAATGTTTGACAGTGGTTAACAAGTTGTAATCACAGTCTGCTTTACATTTGTTATATCGAAAAAATAATTAGTTTCTAACTATTAAAATTTATACT
The window above is part of the Chryseobacterium sp. MA9 genome. Proteins encoded here:
- a CDS encoding oligosaccharide flippase family protein, producing the protein MYKKLLGQTIIYGAGAIAPRIILFILNPLLIYKIPNEGFAIFTQLYAWISFVNIILSFGFETAYFRFSAEEDNEKKTFNTSFWFLFSTSTIFLAFCYLFNQPIADYLGYHDNPEYIRWFALIGFFDNLLVIPFAWLRFHNKPIKYSAVRVVQAIFQAVFTAALFFWIPESISKSFGLDQNVDYPFFSNLAGSALGVLLLLPIILKVRFQFVTSLFGRMIKYSFPLMLAGLAFMVNENFDKSIQRNHISDEEAGAYGGCYKLAVLMTLFVTAYRMGIEPFFFKQMDKGDAKKTYAKVAEYFSFFACAVALGIIANISWLKEVFIPNKSYWIAIDIIPIIVIANLCFGIYYNFSTWYKVTDRTSVGTVISWLGAGINISLNLLALNYYHSMIGSAWATFGAYVIMMIVSYLLGQKYYPIPYRMKKMSFFLILLGIFSFIIVKYLNYNILTSNVLFLIFTGILIYSEKDLILSRIRKN
- a CDS encoding dihydroorotase — encoded protein: MKVLIKNVNIVNEGKVFESDILIENDLISIIAAGISEDADQIIDGSGKYLLPGVIDDQVHFRDPGLTHKGDIESESRAAIAGGVTSFIDQPNTVPNAVTQELLADKYELASQKAYANYGFMMGGTNDNLEEVLKTNPRNVPGIKLFLGSSTGNMLVDNPETLENIFSNTKMLIAVHCEDEATIRANTQKYMDEYGDDIPVKFHHLIRSEEACYKSSSKAIELAKKTGARLHVFHLSTAKEMELFRNDIPLKDKKITAEVCVHHLTFTNEDYETKGGLIKWNPAVKTQKDKDALWEALLDDRIDVIATDHAPHTAEEKNNVYTKCPSGAPLVQHSLVVMLENYKNGKISLEKIVEKMSHNPAILFKVEKRGFVREGYKADLVLVDLNENWTVSKDNLLYKCGWSPLEGMNFHSKVTHTFVNGHLVYDNGKIAEEKFGERLLFEPRD
- a CDS encoding GH92 family glycosyl hydrolase, which produces MKNHRPIVFLFLLFLSANLNAQKFEKLIQYVNPLIGTEKMGHTYPGATVPFGAVQLSPETDTISYELNGKYNGEVYKYCAGYRYEDKTIVGFSSTHFSGTGHSDLGDFLIMPTVGKLQLNPGTASNPENGYRSSFSHQNETAEAGYYKVKLDDHNILAELTATPRVGVHRYTFPKSDQAHIILDLMAGIYNYDGKNVWTYIRVENGNTITGYRQTNGWARTRTVYFAVKFSKPFKSYGQKNYDEKQVYKGFWRKFDQNQNFPEIAGKNMKMFFDFDTNENEAIEVKLAISPVSQTNALENLEKEAGNITFDQAKIQAQNSWNKELNKIIIKGFDTEKTNFYTAMYHTFINPTTYMDVNGEYKGLDQNVHKAEGFTNYTTFSLWDTYRTLHPFFNIIQPKRNGDMVKSMMAHYNQFSMKMLPIWSHYANDNWCMSGYHSVSVVADAIIKGNYEGDPEEALKACIETANKRNYEGIGQYIDLGYIPAEKSGTSVSNTLEYAYDDWAIAQLAKHLNKTEIYNQFIKRSENWKNNFDPTIGFMRPRMADGSFKKDFDVLSTHGQGFIEGNSRNYSFFVPQNPDELISLMGGKKKFATKLDELFTMHLPDEFFADTEDITREGIIGGYVHGNEPAHHVAYFYNWAGQPWKAQAQIRRILEMQYKATPDGLGGNDDAGQMSAWYILSSLGFYPVAPGSEDYSIGSPAIDHAVLNLENGKTFEIEASNQSPKNVYVQKVLLNGKEIRNFTLKHSEIMNGGKLTFYMGSKPKK
- a CDS encoding response regulator transcription factor, with amino-acid sequence MEKSKILYAEDDKTIAFLVEDSLESYYDISCYSDGESALEAFNSQNFDICLLDIMMPGMNGFEVAQQIRNKNSEIPIIFISAKALKEDRIKGLKIGADDYLVKPFSIEELMLKIEVFLKRTKKTDTSPLKYKVGKYDFDPKNYTLQGIENSITLTQRESDLLLYFICHKNLVVKRQDILKAIWGDDDYFMGRSLDVFISRLRKVLAEERNVLIENLHGIGFRFSEKE
- a CDS encoding sensor histidine kinase KdpD; the protein is MKIKKLNIIITLGFVAIIGILIAQLMWTRQAYNLEDKKFNQKVNIALMEVAEKLSGGKTSYTENPVQNIANDYYVVNINNEFHPVVLEYYLKTEFTRFQINTDYVYALYNCHSDKMVYGKYMTSHQESPSNKVINFPKHKNLIYYFSIRFPDKTTYLISSLRFWYLLTFALIIILLVYVYSIYTIIQQKKFSELQRDFINNMTHEFKTPLSSILLASEALNKQEMVMGNSKLQTYTSIIINQSHKLNNHIEKILNIAKNDAAGLSLKPQKILLLPFIQEIADSIQHKNKDLNIEIDIGNSTSVIADEFHFTNIIYNLLDNSIKYCETKPVIKISAYKDSKGLYLKFKDNGMGIPAKNIPHIFEKFYRVQTKRSEEVNGFGLGLFYVKKVVQQHHWKISVENNEDKGITTTLFFPFSNNYV